The Candidatus Nitrosoglobus terrae genome segment CCTTTCATTACAATACTGCGACCAAAATGACGGCGAGCACTGGCACAATCGATCCAAGCAACTGTGTATTGATCATCATAGTCCGTATCTTCAAGCCACTTGAAAGTGACCTCTAGATCAGAGGCGGGATTATGTTCAGCCATAATAGCTGCTGTTTCAATGGGAATTAGCCGAAAACTAGCCTCAGTAATAATGCCAGTTAAACCCATTCCTCCCAAGGTAGCCCAAAAAAGCGATTCATTTTTTTCTGGAGAACAACGCTGACGATGACCATCAGCGAGCATTAGCTCTAGTTCCGTAACATGAACACCCAATGTCCCCGCATGATGATGGTTTTTACCGTGAACATCAGCCGCTATGGCTCCACCAATAGAGACATACTGCGTCCCAGGAGTAACTGCTGGAAACCAGCCTCGAGGGACAAAAGTTTCCAAAATTTCAGCTAAAGTAGCCCCAGCCTCAGCTGTCAATATCCCTGTAGAGTCATCAAAAGCTAGAAACCGGTTAAGACGTTCACTTAACATCACTTGGCCTTGGGAAGAAATGGCTGCATCTCCATAGCTTCGTCCCTGCCCCCGGCAGATAAGACTACCCTGCTTTGGTATATTTACATCCCGCATTAGCTCAGGGCGAATAAGTATAGATTTTGCTGTGGGATAACACCCCCAGCCAGAGATAGTTTTACTCAGTGATCTTGTCATCGAAATGCGCGAGAGACCCTGGTGTTCAGGCCGGGGAGGGATAGCGCATCGGCGTAAAGCCGACCCTGTTCTCGCTTCTCCTTTGTCGTTGGCTATCTTTTTGTTTCGGCATTATCACATAATCTAAGATAAAATGTGAATTATGAAAGTCAAGCGCGCATACAAATACAGATTCTATCCAGACCCCGAGCAAACAGAACTGCTTGCAAAGACGTTTGGTTGTGTGCGCTTTGTCTACAATCACCTCCTGAGATACCGAACGGATGCGTACTATCAGGCCAAGGAGAAGATCAATTACATTGGCGCTAATGCCAAGCTGACCGAGATCAAACAAAAGCCTGAGTTTGCTTTTCTCAATGAAATTTCTAGTGTTCCTTTGCAACAATGCCTGAGAAATCAGCAGGCCGCCTTCAAAAACTTCCCCCAAGCGAACCTACGCTGCTGCCGGTTACCGATAAAAAGGTCGGCATCGATGTAGGCATTAAGAATTTATTCGTCACCAGTGATGGCTTCAAATCCGGAAATCCACGCCATAGGATGAAGTACGTCGCCAAGCTTGCCAAATACCAACGCCGCCTTGCCAAGAAAAAACTTGGCGGCAAGAACCGGCAAAAGGCAAAGCTCAAGGTGGCCCGTATTCACGCCAAAATCTCCGATTGCCGGATGGATAACTTTCCCGCAAAAACCTTGCGGTGAAGAACATGATTAAAAACCCGAAACTGGCAAAGCCCATCGCCGATGCAAGCTGGGGAGAATTTACTCGGCAGTTGGAATACAAGGCCAAGTGGGCCGGTAGAGTGTATATCGAAATTGACCGATTCCTCCCTTCGTCAAAACGCTGCCACTGCTGCGGGTTTGTTTCTGAATCGATGCTGCTTGATGTCTGCTCGTGGATCTGTCTAGAATGCGAGAGAAAACACGACCGCGATGTTAATGCGGCGTGTAATATAAAAGCCGCCGGACTGGCGGTGTTAGCCTTTGGAGACTGAGTAAGCGGCGGTAGCATTTCGCTGTTGTCGTTCCGCGATCGATGAATTAGGAATCCCCTTCCTTTGGGGAGGGGGATGTCAAATATCTGTTTTACTGCTTCTTTAATCTTAACTGATTCCGTCTATTCATTGGATATGGCTTCCTTTTAAAACGATTAGTACTTCCTTTTCTCGCTTCACTTATATTATTACCACGCTGCCACTCATCAACCTCTTTTTGCAAGATAGCACTCACAGCTACCCAAGTATAAAATAAATCAAAATAGGCAAGGCTGAGAAATGCACCCGAGACGCCATAGCCCACGAGAGAGATTTGTATAGCCTTTGCGTATGTTCTTATCCACGCCATTTCAGGGGGATATTCCAACTTGCTAAGCTTTCCTAACTGAAAAATTGTGCCCCACAGTAACAGCACAAACAAAAAAAATACGATAAAACCATGTTCCCCCATAGTTTGAAAATAGATACTGTGAGCTGCCTTTGCTTTTCTCTTCCAGTTGCCAATAAAATTGGCATAACTCAGCCAGCGCTCAGTATCCCCATTATAAAATCGCATCCCGGCCCCTAGAAAAGGGCGATCTTTAGCAACGTTAAATGCTACCCCCCAAGCCTGAATACGCTGCAGTGAGGAGCGATCTTTTTCATAGCTAACGGTGGTCTGTTGCCGAGCGACCCATTCTTGGGGCATCAGGTTTTTGCCAAACGTAAAAACTAAAGGGGCTATTAAAAGTACTGTAAACAACTGGCGCTTATACTGCCAAAAAATGACAAATATAACGACAACAAGACCCACCATGGCTCCACGGGAATAAGTTCCTAAGATAGCGGGAATAGTCAGCCAAAATGTAGCAAATAAAGCTAATCGAATCCACTTATCTGACTCCTCGCGAGCCATGAACAGAGCAAGGGGTAGTATCATAAGCAATACTAGTCCCATTTCGTTGTTATCTCCAAAAAAAGATTCTGGTGGCCCCAATACTCTATTATGCCCACCTGTTACAATAGTAAAAATCCCTCCCTTAACCCCATAAAACCCTAAGGATCCTACAATGACTAAACATAAAGCACGGATTCGATATCGCCCATAAATCATCATCGCTGTTATGAAGGTAAATAAAAAAACCTTCTCATCTCTATTCCATTCCTCATAGGCTTCTTCTGGATACCAAGCAAAAATCGTCGTAATTGTAAAATACACCATAAAGATAGCAATTGTGATCATTCCTCGCGTCCAAGGAATCGATCGCCGATCTTTAGCAAAGAATAGCCCAAAAATAGTGGCTCCCCCAATAGCCATGGCCACAGGCAAGCTTGCAAGAGTCCAGCTCAACTTATGAGGATTCATATAACTTAGCCATGACCAAGCCAATACGCCAATCCATGGCCGAATCAGACTCGCTGGCACTAACGCGACTAAAATTGCCAATATGACAATATCACGTAAACCCATGTTTACTTCCCTGAAAAAGAATTAGCAGCAGCTTGAAATACTGCATCTAATTCTTCGGCCTTCCGCATCCAAGTATAGTGACTACAAACCGTTTTTCGTCCCTCTTGGCCAAGGGATTGTTGCCATTTTCTATCCTTAATAACCTTTATTGTTGCTTTGGCTATAGCTTCGGCACCAGCACAAATAAGGATATTTTCATTTTCTTGAATTACCAACCCACCTGCAGCAACGGGTGAAGCAATAACGGGTTTACTCATTGCCCAAGCCTGTAGTATTTTATTTTTTATTCCAGCGCCCTTTCGCATTGGGCAAACAAATACGGTTGCTCGCGCTAAATAGGGTCTTACCTCTTCAACAAATCCCGTTACAATGACGTTATCTCTCGCCAATGCTTGTACGGCTGGAGCAGGATCTCGTCCCACAAGAATTACTTTTACCTCCGGTATTTGCTGTTGAATTCGAGGTAAAATCTCTTGTACTAAAAAACAGGCAGCATCTATATTCGGCTGAAATCCCATTGACCCTTCAAATACAATAGTTGCCGGATCTGAATCTCCCTCAAAAGGGTAAAAATAGTTTTCATCTACCCCATTGTGAATCGTATATATGGGCGTATTAGGGCACACACGGCTCAAAACACTTGCTTCTAGCTCGCTGACCACAATACAAGCATCGGCGGGACAAAAATAGCAGCGCTCAAATAATGCATTTTGCACTAAACGCTTTCCCATTCGTATCCGTTCCATAAAATGAGTAGCGGTACATAATTCTCGCCAATACTCGACAATTCCCTCGTCAACAATATCGGCAACAAAAGGCAGTGATCTAGAACGAGGTACATTCACCACGGTATTCCAGCCTGACATCCATACGAGATCATATGCTTGACTGGACATATGCTGCTGAAGCCAATCTATCATGGGCTGGCTTTGATGAGATAAATCTATTGAAAGCATTCTCCGTAACCGCATTCCTAGAGCCTCTTTTTTTGGTTGCGGTTGTGGAAAGACAATAATTTTATGAAACAAATCCTTTAAAGGAGAAGGGATATCCTTATCCCCGTAACAGGCCAGATCAAAACGATGTTTAGATAATAAGGAGCGCACATAATGATAAATACGAAGATTTTGCCCATTATGCAGCGGGAAGGGATAACGATCACAAAGAACAAGAATCCGCATTAGGTGTCACTTAATTGGGTCTTCGCCCTAGAAATAGCTCCACGAAAACCTTTACTAGACCAATAGCTGCAGTTTTATTTAAATTTGCCGCCAAGCTACCAAGATAACAGCTCAATGCATTCCCATAACGCCCCTGCTGCCGTGCTTGATAGGCACGCGCACATCGAACGATTCTAAGCTTCTTCATTAACGCTCTTTGCTGGCTTGTCGTTAACTTACCCACGCGTTGCCTAAATGTGGCTAATACCTGTTCCGTTTCTAATAATACTGCATCAAGAGCACTACCTAAACTATCTGGATAATCGTATGTACGCACAAGAGGCCTTTCTATGGCAGCTATCCTATAGCGCCTCGAAATTCGGAGCCATAAATCAAGATCTTCACCAATTCTAAATTGCTCATCAAAAAGATTTTCTCTAAAGAGCTCCGCACGCCCCACTACAGTGGGTGTAGCTACAAATAAGGAGGTGCAAATTCGCTCAAAGCCATCACGGAATATGAGACCCTCACTATCCCGCTCACCTCCCGGCAGATAAACGGAAGTATGTTGATCAAATCCATTTATAATAAATTGATTATTTCGCCATTTTTCAAAATTAGTACAGATTAAACCCACATCAGAGTAGCGTTGCATAATCTCCAATTCAGGGCGTAATTTGCCTTCTAGCCATTCATCATCTGCGTCAAGAAATGCAATATATTCCCCTTGGCTGGCTTTGATCCCTATGTTTCTAGCGCCTCCAGCACCTATCCCTGAGGTACGGATAACTTGCACTTCCTTATAACTAGAAGCTAGCGCTCCTGTCTCATCTGTTGAACCATCATCAATCACAATTAATTCAGTAGGTAAATTAACCTTTAAAACACTCTCAATAGCCCTAGATAATGTTTCAGTAGCATTTCGGGCAGGGATAATAACAGTTGTCTTCGCTACCCGCACAAATCACATCCTCAAGTTATTAGGTAAACCCTACCCTACCTACCAGCCGCTATCGCTTCTAAGCAAAGATTATCTAATATAGCAAGATTATGATTCGCGTCAAAGTACGTTGCTGCACGCTTATAGCCGGCTTTACCTAACCTAATTCGTAAATCGCGATCTAAGGCAAGCTGCTCAATAGCTAATGCCAATTCTTGATCACTACCTGCTTGATGAAATAACCCAGTTTGCCCTTCAAGTACAATTTCACGAGGGCCGGGTAGATCTGCAGCGATTACTGGACGTGATGCGGCCATAGCTTCTACCAACACCGTTCCAAATGGCTCTTTAAGAGAAGCATGAACAAAAAGATCAGCTGCAGTCATCACTGCAGGAATATCATTCATAAAACCTAAAAAATGCACAGACTCCGCTAATCCTAGCTGTTCCACAAGGCGGTAAATATCTTTCTTATAGGGCTCACCATCATGATAAAGGGTAGTATCACCCGCAATAATTACCTTAATTTGAGGTACCCGCCCTCGAACCTTAGCAACCGCCCGGAGAAATACCTCATACCCTTTCTGCGGTACCATACGAGCTACAAACGCTATTACCAAAGCTTCTTGTGAGATATTTAGATGAGCGCGAAGATCCTGCCCTCTATCTTGGGCAGTATTATAGGTATTGAGCGGAATCCCATTAGGGATAACTTCAACTAATGTAGGATTAACACCTGCCTCCAGCATAGCTTCCGCCTCATAACGGGTTGTTGCTGCTACACGGAATACGTTTTCATTAAGAAAGCGTACAAGTTCTTGGCGTTGCTCCAGCTTAATACCCCAAGGAACAAAGGTATCTGCTCTAGCACGCCATATCACTGTAAGCCCTCTTCGAACTGCTAACCGGCCACCCGTATTTAAATCAGGATAGGTATTACAAACAACTATTGACTTAAGACTAGATGTATTTTTTATTGTCCGGAATAAGCGATCAAGACGCCAACGGCCAAGACGTCGCGCTAGCAACCCAGTAATGCCGCTAGCCGATCCGTGCCAACCAGACACTAACACGCTACAGCCAAATGCTTGTACTCTATTTACAAGAGAACCATTTTCACCTAACACTACAGTGATATCTTTATGGGGAAACTTTGTGCCTTGAATATGATCTAATAACCTTAATTCACCACCCCCTAAATCTCCGTACCAAGACAAATAGACAAGATTACCTACAGCGCGATGAATCGCCGCTTGATCTTTATTAACGGCCATGTGCCAATATAAATTAATTTTTTTGTAAAAAATCTAAAAAACTAAGGAGTTTATCAATCGTGTTACGTTATTTATCTCTAAGTATTCTGCTGATCACCCTGCTTATACTACCGACAGAGAGCCAATCCCGGCGTGTATACGATTATTATGATCGGGCAAGCCAGCCATCTAATCTTTTAACCAACGTTGAAGGATACCATATAAATCTTATCTATGACGGATTGAGGGACAAGTATTATCCTAAAGTCGAGAATAATATTAAATTTATTCTTGATTATTTCCCCAACCACCCAAGGGCACTTACGATACTTGCGCAGTATACCTCTGAATTCCATAAATACAAATTTGCTGAGGAGTATTTTGGTCGCGCTTTAAAGCTGTTCCCTAATACAGCTTCTACCTATGGGATTTATGGATTCTATCTCCATCGCCAAGGAAAGCTTGAGGAGGCCATTGCTCAGTACCGTAAAGCAATTAGCCTAAAGGAAGATTACAGTGAAGCTTATTATAACCTAGGGCTAGCATTACTAGATGAAGGAAAGGCTAAAGAAGCTAATAAAGTAGCACAAAAAGCCTATGCGCTTAACTACCCCTTCCTAGGGCTACGTAAGCTACTAGAAAAACAAGGAGCATGGAAGCCCCTCAAAAAATCTAATTAATACCGCTTATTATCCTCACCATTACCCAGCGGCCGAAATTATATAACCGCTGGATAATTAGCTTAATATTAGTTAAATTACTGCTCTCATATTGTTTAAAAACCCTTAGGCAGCCACCTAATTATTCGGTATATTTTCCCCCGTACCCTCAAACTGTCTTAAATCCACCAGCCCAATATGAGTCATCGGATGAGAATAATCACAACCGGCATCCCCCACACAGCCAAAGAGCACCATCCAACCCGAGCTATGCCAAGTCATGGTGTTACCTTTAATCTTATCGGTTAACGTCGTCGCGGGATCATCCCACACCACCTTTTGGTAAGTATCTTTAGCGGCATCATAGACGTACACTGAAGAGGGATACGTAAACTGGTTTATCTTGCCTGATACGCCATTATTCATCTGCTTATACATGGCTATCTTATCGCCTAAGGCCGCCATGTACACTCTTCCCCAATCATCCCCATTCCCATCGCGCAAGTCATCAGGCAGCAATCCCATTTCCTCAAAGGTATGGGTATCAATATTCCAGCGCCATAAACTATAGACATCTCCAAAGCCTTTCATGATGCTGCTGGCCTCATTGGTAATATAGATATAGCGGCCTACCTGCGCTACCGTGCCATCGGCAAACAAGCCAAAGGTATGGGGATAGGTGGCCCATGTTTGGGTATCGGGGTCAAAGTAGTAGGCGCTACGGTCATCTAGGAAAATCAGTTTATCCGTTTGAGCATCATAAATCCCATGGGCAGAGGGTCTTGGTCGAGCTTGCATGGTCTTCATCGGCTCTGCCGGTAAGCCTTCCGGCTGTACCCATTGACGGCTGATAAAGTCAAAGTAAGAGAGAATACCAAAGCCCCCCCCTTGATTACAGGTGTCATTGTAGGGATACCAAATCCCAGGCCCTAGCCACATCCGTTGTCGTTTCGTATCCCATAGCTGGCCCACTTCATCGGGATGCCTAGGATAGTTGCCCGTCGAGTTACCACAGTAATGGGCTTCTATTTTCCAAGTGTTCGCAAGGACATCATAGCTGTGTAAATCTTGTCGGCCATCTTGGGCAACGACGCTATCTCCAAAAGGAAACGGGGTATAATCTCCTCCACCCCAGTCACCGGCCACCACATACAGCTTGCCATCTCCCAGTTCTGTTAAGCGCATATGCTTAGCGGCTCCATAGGGGCTTAGGCTGCTTTTTAACGGCGGTAGCGCTTGCGGGACGGCAGTCACTTTAATCTCTCCAGAAATAATCTGGGCCGGTGCACCAGAGGAACTTGGGGGGGGAGTTACCGGCGGACTTACCGGCGGAGTCACAGGGGGCGGGGGAGTAGGGTTTGAACCCACAGAAGAGCTGCCACTGATAGGAACGCCTAATTGTTGAGCTTTTTGTGCTAACAGTGCCATAAGCTCATTTTTAGTCATTACCACATCAGGATAATTTTCTGTGTACTGTTGTAGCAATATATTCAATTGCTTTTGTAGAGCTTGGATTTGGCTATCAGTAGAGCTTGATCCGCTCCCACCAGAGGAACTTGGGGGGGGAGTTACCGGCGGACTTACCGGCGGAGTCACAGGGGGCGGGGGAGGATCTGGATTTACCGGCGGTGAGGTAGGCGGTACAGAACCACTACTGCCCCCCGATACATTACCAGCCAACTGTAAGCACCAAGTATTACTACTACTATAGCCTCCAGAGATAATATTTCCATTGCTATCAAAATAGGCCCCCCCCCGATAACAGTGCTTCTCTGTCGTCGGATCATAGGCCCCAAACGGCATCCGTACCGCCGGCATATTGGCTTGGGCGGTAATGTCTACCCAAGCAGGCCCCTGGTTATGAATATTCCAAGTAAACACACTATTGGTGCCCGTCCAGTTGGCATTGGATCCCAGTGTGGTAGGATTGCCCCCATAGACAACAATGTCTCCTGTGCCTTGATCATAGGTGACTTGGGGATAGGAACGGCTAACCGGTAGATTAGGAAGACTCACATCCCATTGCCGGGTTACTAAATTAAATCTTCTAAACTTTTTGCTATCAACCAATACGCCTCCCTCATTACACACCCCGCCCACAATGTACACCCACTGTCCCGCCGCTACCGCGCTATTACGCATGTTTTCACAGGCATCGGTGTTGGCCACTCCATTTACAGGCTCCAAGCTATAAGTTCCATCAGACTGGGGATGAATCAGCGTAATAAATTTACTCGGGCTACCGTTGAACGCTCCACCATAGACAAAGCCCATGTTTTGATCTTCACTCCAGACCATCGCTGGATTAAAGGCAGACCAGTTAAATCCGGCAGGCGCTTTAAACAACCCGCCCATCACCGTATTAATATCAACCCACTGGAGGCTAGCGTAATCAAAGAAACCATTCTGGTTAGGTTTGCCATTTAAATAAGCGCCTCCCAAAATCACCAGCCCTCTACCAGGGATACTTAGACTTAAGTGGTTGTCTCGATCGTTAATTCCATTTCCCGTTATCGCAAAGGTGGGCCCTGAACCTTCATTGGCTTGTTGTAGATAGCTAAAGGTATTGCTCGATGAATCAAAACATCGTACTGAGTTGTTTGGCGTTCCTGCAGTGGCATTGCCAAATAAAAAAATAATACAGTTGCGTCCATCGCCTACCTTAGCATAAGCCCCTGAGGTCCACCCCGCAGTATAATTCGACGGATCATGATACGGGCCTGTAATCATTGCTGCTTGCGCAGATCCTGCTAGAATTACTAGAGCACATACTAATACCCAGCATTTAATAAAGCTAACAATCTCATGCTGTCTAAAAATGATGCTTAGCAAGATAAAATTAAAAGATAACATTATAAAATTATTTTTTGATTAAAATTTCATTTAAGTGTTAGATATCGAGTCTTTACTAATAATAGCTATCCGTTCACCAACCAGCGGTAGAAAATACAAAGATGGCCATCACAAGCAGAAAAACTAAAAGTATATTATCCATTTTTAGCTTTATAAATAGATAATGACTCTAGAGATTTCTGCTGCGCCAGCCGTGTAGATTCCTCTTCCTGAAGCCATTGCTCTAAAATCATAAGAACCCACGATAAAGTACCATAATAGGCTGCATGCTCATGAAGGCGTGGCCCAATAAGATCATCTATTAATGCCGGCTGTATAAACCCTCGGCCACGCAAGCTCATCAAGCTATCTCCTACAAGCTCATACAAAGGCTGATAATCCTTTAACCATACACCAACAGGCAATCCAAAACCGTGTTTATGCTTAGCTATCACCGCATCGGGGAGAAAACCTCGTAAGGCTTCCTTAAAAAAATAACGCAACTGTGTACGCTTGACTTTGAAATTAGACGGTAAAGATGCTGCAAAATCACCAACAGCATCATCTAACATCGGGAAAGCTACATCAACACCAGCAGCACTACACATCCCTACCACTTTAGGTAAATCGTTATCCGCCAACGTAATTCTTAAATCATAACCCAACATACGATTAATAAGACTCTTAGCAACAACTCCTTGATAAAGAGAAATCAAATGTTGCAGCGGTGAGTCTTGATTAATAGAAGTGAGGAAGTTTCCAGAAAAAATCTGCTCCGAACCTATTCTATTAATGAGATTATAAGACTCCATCCTGTTTGGCATTGGAACAGCTGCCCGTTCAATATAACGCTGTAGTTTCGCTATAATAGGTAGCCGCTGAGCTTGAGGAACTTTAATTATGGGCTCAATTAACCCTCTTCGCAGCATCTTTGGGATTTGCTCATAGAGAGAGAGTATCCATTGCTTAGCATAACGTGTATTGCCACCAAATAACTCATCCCCACCATCGCCCCCAAGTAAACAATCAATCCCATCTTCTTTAGCCAATTGGGCGCAGAAGAAAGTAGGAACCGCCGAAGCATTGCCAAAAGGTTGCCCGTAAGCACGGGTTATTTTAGGAATAGCCGTTATTATATCTTGGGGTGTTACATAATATTCATGGTGATCTGTGCCAAAATGATTAGCTGTAATACGAGCATAGTGGGTTTCATCATAACCATCAGCAGCAAAACCAATAGAGTAAGTACGTGCCGGCTGATCTAGGGCCTTACCTAGTAAACCCGTTACAGTAGAACTGTCTGTACCTCCGCTTAAAAACGCACCAACAGACTTAT includes the following:
- a CDS encoding FAD-binding oxidoreductase, which encodes MTRSLSKTISGWGCYPTAKSILIRPELMRDVNIPKQGSLICRGQGRSYGDAAISSQGQVMLSERLNRFLAFDDSTGILTAEAGATLAEILETFVPRGWFPAVTPGTQYVSIGGAIAADVHGKNHHHAGTLGVHVTELELMLADGHRQRCSPEKNESLFWATLGGMGLTGIITEASFRLIPIETAAIMAEHNPASDLEVTFKWLEDTDYDDQYTVAWIDCASARRHFGRSIVMKGHHARRDELPDDWKDPFFVPPLCSKSIPFNFPSFVLNRFTMAVFNERYYRHQGRKKGSFITDYASFFYPLDALAHWNRLYGRRGFLQYQVAIPDPYAHEGIRRLLEHLINSRQGAFLAVLKRFGSANAGLLSFPVAGYTLALDLPMTGKKVLNLLQQLDELVIKYGGRVYLAKDACLSPESLRAMYPRLEEWQRIKQVVDPERRFQSDLSRRLQLAGTL
- a CDS encoding helix-turn-helix domain-containing protein, yielding MKVKRAYKYRFYPDPEQTELLAKTFGCVRFVYNHLLRYRTDAYYQAKEKINYIGANAKLTEIKQKPEFAFLNEISSVPLQQCLRNQQAAFKNFPQANLRCCRLPIKRSASM
- a CDS encoding transposase, yielding MPEKSAGRLQKLPPSEPTLLPVTDKKVGIDVGIKNLFVTSDGFKSGNPRHRMKYVAKLAKYQRRLAKKKLGGKNRQKAKLKVARIHAKISDCRMDNFPAKTLR
- a CDS encoding zinc ribbon domain-containing protein; translated protein: MIKNPKLAKPIADASWGEFTRQLEYKAKWAGRVYIEIDRFLPSSKRCHCCGFVSESMLLDVCSWICLECERKHDRDVNAACNIKAAGLAVLAFGD
- a CDS encoding putative O-glycosylation ligase, exosortase A system-associated, with amino-acid sequence MGLRDIVILAILVALVPASLIRPWIGVLAWSWLSYMNPHKLSWTLASLPVAMAIGGATIFGLFFAKDRRSIPWTRGMITIAIFMVYFTITTIFAWYPEEAYEEWNRDEKVFLFTFITAMMIYGRYRIRALCLVIVGSLGFYGVKGGIFTIVTGGHNRVLGPPESFFGDNNEMGLVLLMILPLALFMAREESDKWIRLALFATFWLTIPAILGTYSRGAMVGLVVVIFVIFWQYKRQLFTVLLIAPLVFTFGKNLMPQEWVARQQTTVSYEKDRSSLQRIQAWGVAFNVAKDRPFLGAGMRFYNGDTERWLSYANFIGNWKRKAKAAHSIYFQTMGEHGFIVFFLFVLLLWGTIFQLGKLSKLEYPPEMAWIRTYAKAIQISLVGYGVSGAFLSLAYFDLFYTWVAVSAILQKEVDEWQRGNNISEARKGSTNRFKRKPYPMNRRNQLRLKKQ
- a CDS encoding glycosyltransferase family 4 protein codes for the protein MRILVLCDRYPFPLHNGQNLRIYHYVRSLLSKHRFDLACYGDKDIPSPLKDLFHKIIVFPQPQPKKEALGMRLRRMLSIDLSHQSQPMIDWLQQHMSSQAYDLVWMSGWNTVVNVPRSRSLPFVADIVDEGIVEYWRELCTATHFMERIRMGKRLVQNALFERCYFCPADACIVVSELEASVLSRVCPNTPIYTIHNGVDENYFYPFEGDSDPATIVFEGSMGFQPNIDAACFLVQEILPRIQQQIPEVKVILVGRDPAPAVQALARDNVIVTGFVEEVRPYLARATVFVCPMRKGAGIKNKILQAWAMSKPVIASPVAAGGLVIQENENILICAGAEAIAKATIKVIKDRKWQQSLGQEGRKTVCSHYTWMRKAEELDAVFQAAANSFSGK
- a CDS encoding glycosyltransferase family 2 protein, with product MRVAKTTVIIPARNATETLSRAIESVLKVNLPTELIVIDDGSTDETGALASSYKEVQVIRTSGIGAGGARNIGIKASQGEYIAFLDADDEWLEGKLRPELEIMQRYSDVGLICTNFEKWRNNQFIINGFDQHTSVYLPGGERDSEGLIFRDGFERICTSLFVATPTVVGRAELFRENLFDEQFRIGEDLDLWLRISRRYRIAAIERPLVRTYDYPDSLGSALDAVLLETEQVLATFRQRVGKLTTSQQRALMKKLRIVRCARAYQARQQGRYGNALSCYLGSLAANLNKTAAIGLVKVFVELFLGRRPN
- a CDS encoding glycosyltransferase family 4 protein: MAVNKDQAAIHRAVGNLVYLSWYGDLGGGELRLLDHIQGTKFPHKDITVVLGENGSLVNRVQAFGCSVLVSGWHGSASGITGLLARRLGRWRLDRLFRTIKNTSSLKSIVVCNTYPDLNTGGRLAVRRGLTVIWRARADTFVPWGIKLEQRQELVRFLNENVFRVAATTRYEAEAMLEAGVNPTLVEVIPNGIPLNTYNTAQDRGQDLRAHLNISQEALVIAFVARMVPQKGYEVFLRAVAKVRGRVPQIKVIIAGDTTLYHDGEPYKKDIYRLVEQLGLAESVHFLGFMNDIPAVMTAADLFVHASLKEPFGTVLVEAMAASRPVIAADLPGPREIVLEGQTGLFHQAGSDQELALAIEQLALDRDLRIRLGKAGYKRAATYFDANHNLAILDNLCLEAIAAGR
- a CDS encoding tetratricopeptide repeat protein — protein: MLRYLSLSILLITLLILPTESQSRRVYDYYDRASQPSNLLTNVEGYHINLIYDGLRDKYYPKVENNIKFILDYFPNHPRALTILAQYTSEFHKYKFAEEYFGRALKLFPNTASTYGIYGFYLHRQGKLEEAIAQYRKAISLKEDYSEAYYNLGLALLDEGKAKEANKVAQKAYALNYPFLGLRKLLEKQGAWKPLKKSN
- a CDS encoding Kelch repeat-containing protein, which translates into the protein MLSIIFRQHEIVSFIKCWVLVCALVILAGSAQAAMITGPYHDPSNYTAGWTSGAYAKVGDGRNCIIFLFGNATAGTPNNSVRCFDSSSNTFSYLQQANEGSGPTFAITGNGINDRDNHLSLSIPGRGLVILGGAYLNGKPNQNGFFDYASLQWVDINTVMGGLFKAPAGFNWSAFNPAMVWSEDQNMGFVYGGAFNGSPSKFITLIHPQSDGTYSLEPVNGVANTDACENMRNSAVAAGQWVYIVGGVCNEGGVLVDSKKFRRFNLVTRQWDVSLPNLPVSRSYPQVTYDQGTGDIVVYGGNPTTLGSNANWTGTNSVFTWNIHNQGPAWVDITAQANMPAVRMPFGAYDPTTEKHCYRGGAYFDSNGNIISGGYSSSNTWCLQLAGNVSGGSSGSVPPTSPPVNPDPPPPPVTPPVSPPVTPPPSSSGGSGSSSTDSQIQALQKQLNILLQQYTENYPDVVMTKNELMALLAQKAQQLGVPISGSSSVGSNPTPPPPVTPPVSPPVTPPPSSSGAPAQIISGEIKVTAVPQALPPLKSSLSPYGAAKHMRLTELGDGKLYVVAGDWGGGDYTPFPFGDSVVAQDGRQDLHSYDVLANTWKIEAHYCGNSTGNYPRHPDEVGQLWDTKRQRMWLGPGIWYPYNDTCNQGGGFGILSYFDFISRQWVQPEGLPAEPMKTMQARPRPSAHGIYDAQTDKLIFLDDRSAYYFDPDTQTWATYPHTFGLFADGTVAQVGRYIYITNEASSIMKGFGDVYSLWRWNIDTHTFEEMGLLPDDLRDGNGDDWGRVYMAALGDKIAMYKQMNNGVSGKINQFTYPSSVYVYDAAKDTYQKVVWDDPATTLTDKIKGNTMTWHSSGWMVLFGCVGDAGCDYSHPMTHIGLVDLRQFEGTGENIPNN